The following proteins are encoded in a genomic region of Shinella zoogloeoides:
- a CDS encoding aspartate aminotransferase family protein has protein sequence MADAAPLYETYMRAPLRFTRGEGVWLVTEDGERYLDFAAGVAVNSLGHAHPHLVAALKDQADKVWHLSNLYEIPGQESLGRRLTEATFADKVFFTNSGAEALECAIKTARRYHFAKGHPGKYHILTFEGAFHGRTIATIAAGGQEKYIEGFGPKAPGFLKLPFGDIAAVKDAITEETAGILIEPVQGEGGLRPVPKEFMQELRRLCDEYGLLLILDEVQTGVGRTGRLFAHESAGVTPDIMAIAKGIGGGFPLGACLATNEAAAGMVAGTHGSTYGGNPLAMAVGNAVLDVVLEDGFLQHVRDVALVFRQGLAALKDRFPEVIEDIRGEGLMLGIKAKVPVADLLKAVRAENLLAVPAGDNVLRLLPPLVVTAEEAREGLARIERAAEKLTAAVKAA, from the coding sequence ATGGCCGATGCCGCGCCGCTCTATGAAACCTATATGCGTGCGCCTCTGCGGTTCACGCGAGGAGAGGGCGTCTGGCTCGTCACCGAGGATGGCGAGCGCTATCTCGATTTCGCCGCCGGCGTCGCCGTCAATTCGCTCGGCCATGCCCATCCGCATCTCGTCGCTGCTTTGAAGGACCAGGCCGACAAGGTCTGGCACCTGTCGAACCTCTACGAGATCCCGGGCCAGGAAAGCCTCGGCCGCCGGCTGACGGAGGCGACCTTCGCCGACAAGGTGTTCTTCACCAATTCGGGCGCCGAGGCGCTGGAATGCGCCATCAAGACGGCGCGGCGCTACCATTTCGCCAAGGGCCATCCCGGCAAGTACCATATCCTCACCTTCGAGGGCGCCTTCCACGGCCGCACCATCGCCACCATCGCGGCCGGCGGGCAGGAGAAATATATCGAGGGCTTCGGCCCCAAGGCCCCGGGCTTCCTGAAGCTGCCCTTCGGCGACATCGCGGCCGTCAAGGACGCGATCACCGAGGAGACGGCCGGCATCCTCATCGAGCCCGTGCAGGGCGAGGGCGGCCTTCGCCCGGTGCCGAAGGAATTCATGCAGGAGCTGCGCCGGCTCTGCGACGAATACGGCCTGCTGCTCATCCTCGACGAGGTGCAGACGGGCGTCGGCCGCACCGGCCGCCTCTTCGCCCATGAGAGCGCGGGCGTCACGCCCGACATCATGGCCATCGCCAAGGGCATCGGCGGCGGCTTCCCGCTCGGCGCCTGCCTTGCCACGAACGAGGCCGCCGCCGGCATGGTCGCCGGCACGCACGGCTCGACCTATGGCGGCAACCCGCTCGCCATGGCGGTCGGTAATGCCGTGCTCGACGTCGTCCTCGAGGACGGCTTCCTCCAGCATGTGCGCGACGTCGCGCTGGTCTTCCGCCAGGGGCTTGCGGCGCTGAAGGACCGTTTCCCCGAGGTCATCGAGGATATCCGCGGCGAGGGCCTGATGCTCGGCATCAAGGCGAAGGTTCCGGTCGCCGATCTCCTCAAGGCCGTGCGGGCGGAAAACCTGCTCGCCGTGCCGGCTGGCGACAACGTGCTGCGCCTGCTGCCGCCGCTGGTCGTCACGGCGGAAGAGGCGCGCGAGGGGCTCGCCCGCATCGAGCGGGCGGCGGAAAAGCTGACGGCGGCCGTCAAGGCCGCTTAA
- the argF gene encoding ornithine carbamoyltransferase: MAKHFLDLSAVSESDLRVIMDDAHSRKAASKAGTEGKPLAGKMLAMIFEKPSTRTRVSFDVGMRQLGGETLFLSGTEMQLGRAETIGDTAKVLSRYVDAIMIRTTDHARLLELAEHATVPVINALTDLTHPCQIMADIMTFEEHRGPAKGKTFSWMGDGNNVLHSFVEGSARFGYTMKMAVPMGSEPDDKILNWARDNGGNILLGHDPEAIADGSDLIVTDCWVSMNQEHRARGHNIFQPYQVNKQLMARADKDALFMHCLPAHRGEEVTDEVIDGPQSVVFDEAENRLHAQKSILAWCFGAV; the protein is encoded by the coding sequence ATGGCCAAGCATTTTCTCGATCTTTCCGCCGTTTCGGAAAGCGATCTCCGCGTCATCATGGATGACGCGCACAGCCGCAAGGCCGCCAGCAAGGCCGGCACGGAAGGAAAGCCGCTCGCCGGCAAGATGCTGGCGATGATCTTCGAGAAGCCCTCCACCCGAACCCGCGTCTCCTTCGACGTCGGCATGCGCCAGCTCGGCGGCGAGACGCTGTTCCTGTCGGGCACCGAAATGCAGCTCGGCCGCGCCGAGACCATCGGCGACACGGCCAAGGTGCTGTCGCGCTATGTCGACGCCATCATGATCCGCACCACCGACCATGCGCGCCTGCTGGAACTTGCCGAGCACGCCACCGTGCCGGTCATCAATGCCCTGACGGACCTCACACACCCCTGCCAGATCATGGCAGACATCATGACCTTCGAGGAGCATCGCGGCCCGGCCAAAGGCAAGACCTTCTCCTGGATGGGTGACGGCAACAACGTGCTGCACTCCTTCGTCGAGGGTTCGGCCCGCTTCGGCTACACCATGAAGATGGCCGTGCCGATGGGCTCCGAGCCGGATGACAAGATCCTCAACTGGGCGCGCGACAATGGCGGCAACATCCTGCTCGGCCATGACCCGGAAGCCATCGCTGATGGCTCCGATCTCATCGTCACCGATTGCTGGGTCTCGATGAACCAAGAGCACCGCGCCCGCGGCCACAACATCTTCCAGCCCTATCAGGTCAACAAGCAACTCATGGCGCGCGCCGACAAGGATGCGCTCTTCATGCACTGCCTGCCCGCCCATCGCGGCGAGGAAGTGACCGACGAGGTGATCGACGGCCCGCAGTCGGTGGTCTTCGACGAGGCGGAGAACCGCCTGCACGCGCAGAAGTCGATCCTTGCCTGGTGCTTCGGCGCCGTCTGA
- a CDS encoding Hsp33 family molecular chaperone, which translates to MAENALKLGEPGFAGDDHVLPFQVEGLDVRGRAVQLGPMLDGILGRHDYPAPVARLLAEAITLTVLLGTSLKFEGKLIVQTKGDGPVDLLVADFAAPENVRAYARFDEAALEAAVAEGRTEPHELLGKGILAFTIDQGAHTQRYQGIVPLDGHTLEEIAGVYFRQSEQIPTKVRLGVAELYDRDEAGKARHRWRAGGMVAQFLPQSPERMRQADLPGGDGDEAGHKIDDDDNWAEAKTMVETIDADELTDPNVGTERLLYRLFHERGVRVYQPQQVFDRCSCSREKLKGVLAGLSAEEIAHTADDKGEIAVTCEFCSTTYRFEAAEVLPQ; encoded by the coding sequence ATGGCTGAAAACGCCCTGAAACTCGGTGAGCCCGGCTTTGCCGGCGACGACCATGTCCTGCCGTTCCAGGTGGAGGGCCTCGATGTGCGCGGCAGGGCCGTGCAGCTCGGCCCGATGCTCGACGGCATTCTCGGCCGGCACGATTATCCCGCGCCCGTCGCCCGCCTTCTGGCCGAGGCGATCACGCTCACCGTGCTGCTCGGCACCTCGCTGAAATTCGAGGGCAAGCTGATCGTCCAGACCAAGGGCGACGGCCCCGTCGATCTGCTCGTCGCCGATTTCGCCGCGCCGGAGAACGTGCGCGCCTATGCCCGCTTCGACGAGGCGGCGCTGGAGGCTGCCGTCGCCGAAGGCAGGACGGAGCCGCATGAGCTGCTCGGCAAGGGCATTCTCGCCTTCACCATCGACCAGGGCGCACATACGCAGCGCTACCAGGGCATCGTCCCGCTCGACGGCCATACGCTGGAGGAGATCGCCGGCGTCTATTTCCGCCAGTCGGAGCAGATCCCGACCAAGGTGCGCCTCGGCGTCGCCGAGCTCTACGACCGCGACGAGGCCGGCAAGGCCCGTCATCGCTGGCGGGCGGGCGGCATGGTCGCGCAGTTCCTGCCGCAGTCGCCCGAGCGCATGCGCCAAGCGGACCTTCCCGGCGGCGACGGCGACGAGGCCGGCCACAAGATCGATGACGACGACAACTGGGCGGAAGCCAAGACCATGGTCGAGACGATCGACGCCGACGAGCTGACCGATCCGAACGTCGGCACCGAACGGCTGCTCTATCGCCTCTTCCACGAGCGCGGCGTGCGCGTCTACCAGCCGCAGCAGGTCTTCGACCGCTGCTCCTGCTCGCGCGAGAAGCTGAAAGGCGTCCTTGCCGGCCTCAGCGCCGAGGAGATCGCCCATACGGCGGACGACAAGGGCGAGATCGCGGTGACCTGCGAGTTCTGCTCGACCACCTACCGCTTCGAGGCGGCGGAAGTCCTGCCGCAGTAA
- the apaG gene encoding Co2+/Mg2+ efflux protein ApaG has translation MYRALTRDIEVTVEPYYLADQSDPDDSRYVWGYRVVISNHSDVAVRLMTRYWHITDQNGQVDEVNGPGVIGEQPVLRPGDTYEYSSGCPLETPSGIMFGRYRMEAETGEAFDVAIPAFSLDTPGQARTLN, from the coding sequence ATGTATCGTGCGCTGACCCGCGACATCGAAGTGACCGTAGAGCCATATTATCTGGCCGATCAGTCCGATCCCGACGACAGCCGCTATGTCTGGGGATACCGCGTCGTCATCTCCAACCATTCCGACGTCGCGGTGCGACTGATGACGCGCTACTGGCACATTACCGACCAGAACGGACAGGTGGACGAAGTCAACGGGCCGGGCGTCATCGGCGAGCAGCCGGTGCTTCGGCCGGGCGATACCTACGAATATTCCTCCGGCTGCCCGCTGGAAACGCCGTCGGGCATCATGTTCGGGCGGTATCGCATGGAAGCGGAGACGGGCGAGGCCTTCGACGTCGCCATTCCGGCGTTCTCGCTGGATACGCCGGGGCAGGCGCGCACGCTGAATTGA
- a CDS encoding O-succinylhomoserine sulfhydrylase, translated as MSKSWRPATQLVHGGTTRSQHGETAEAIFLTQGFVYDTSAAAEARFKGETDGFIYARYASPTNDMFEKRMCLLEGAEDARATASGMAAVAAAILCQLKAGDHIVAARALFGSCRWVVETLAPKYGIECTLVDGRDLANWEKAIRKNTKVFFLESPTNPTLEVVDIAGVAKLANQIGAKVVVDNVFATPLFQKPLELGAHIVVYSATKHIDGQGRCLGGVVLSDKEWIAEHLQDYFRHTGPAMSPFNAWTLLKGIETLPLRVRQQTENASRLADFLADQSQVARVIYPGRKDHPQADIIARQMSGGSTLVCFELKGGKDAAFALQDALEVVKISNNLGDAKSLITHPATTTHKNLTDEARAELGISPGTVRFSAGIEDSEDLLEDFARALAKVGA; from the coding sequence ATGAGCAAGTCCTGGCGCCCGGCCACCCAACTCGTTCACGGCGGAACCACCCGCTCCCAGCACGGCGAAACCGCCGAGGCGATCTTCCTGACGCAAGGCTTCGTCTACGACACCTCGGCGGCGGCCGAAGCCCGCTTCAAGGGCGAGACGGACGGCTTCATCTACGCCCGCTATGCAAGCCCCACCAACGACATGTTCGAAAAGCGCATGTGCCTGCTGGAAGGCGCGGAGGACGCCCGCGCCACCGCCTCCGGCATGGCCGCCGTCGCCGCCGCCATCCTCTGCCAGCTGAAGGCCGGCGACCATATCGTCGCGGCCCGCGCGCTCTTCGGCTCCTGCCGCTGGGTGGTCGAGACGCTAGCGCCGAAATACGGCATCGAATGCACGCTGGTCGATGGCCGCGACCTTGCCAACTGGGAAAAGGCGATCCGGAAGAATACCAAGGTGTTCTTCCTCGAAAGCCCGACCAACCCGACGCTGGAAGTCGTCGATATCGCCGGCGTGGCGAAGCTCGCCAACCAGATCGGCGCGAAGGTTGTGGTCGACAATGTCTTCGCGACCCCGCTTTTCCAGAAGCCGCTGGAGCTCGGCGCGCATATCGTCGTCTATTCGGCCACCAAGCATATCGACGGCCAGGGCCGGTGCCTTGGCGGCGTCGTGCTCTCCGACAAGGAATGGATCGCCGAGCACCTGCAGGATTATTTCCGCCACACCGGCCCCGCCATGTCGCCGTTCAACGCCTGGACGCTGCTGAAGGGCATCGAGACGCTGCCGCTGCGCGTCAGGCAGCAGACGGAGAATGCGAGCCGCCTCGCCGACTTCCTCGCCGACCAGAGCCAGGTCGCCCGCGTGATCTATCCCGGCCGCAAGGACCATCCGCAGGCGGATATCATCGCCCGGCAGATGTCGGGCGGCTCGACGCTCGTCTGCTTCGAGCTGAAGGGCGGCAAGGATGCGGCCTTCGCGCTGCAGGATGCGCTGGAGGTCGTGAAGATCTCCAACAATCTCGGCGACGCAAAGAGCCTCATCACGCATCCCGCCACGACGACGCACAAGAACCTGACGGACGAGGCCCGTGCCGAACTCGGCATCTCGCCCGGCACCGTGCGCTTCTCCGCCGGCATCGAGGACAGCGAGGACCTGCTGGAGGATTTCGCGCGGGCGCTTGCCAAAGTCGGGGCGTAA
- a CDS encoding 2'-deoxycytidine 5'-triphosphate deaminase, whose protein sequence is MASATRSTGILADNAIRGLFESGRLKSEAALDGDQIQPASLDLRLGAKAFRVRASFLPGPSHLVADKLDRLQLHVIDLSEGAVLETGCVYIVPLMESLDLPADLAASANPKSSTGRLDIFTRVITDRAQEFDKIPAGYSGPLYLEISPRTFPIVVRRGSRLSQIRFRSGNALLGESELLALHASDTLVASETPNVSGGGIALSIDLKGTGPDGLIGYRGKHHTSVVDVDRKNQHDIYDFWEPLFSRGRNELILDPDEFYILVSREAVHVPPLYAAEMTPFDPLVGEFRVHYAGFFDPGFGHAPAGGSGSRAVLEVRSHEVPFILEHGQIVGRLVYEHMLNAPEGLYGSGLGSNYQAQGLKLSKHFRAG, encoded by the coding sequence ATGGCTTCTGCGACGCGCAGCACGGGCATTCTGGCGGACAACGCCATTCGCGGCTTGTTCGAGAGCGGCAGGCTGAAGAGCGAGGCGGCGCTGGACGGCGACCAGATCCAGCCGGCAAGCCTCGACCTGCGCCTCGGCGCGAAGGCGTTTCGCGTGCGCGCCAGCTTCCTGCCGGGCCCCTCCCATCTCGTCGCCGACAAGCTCGACCGACTGCAACTCCACGTCATCGACCTTTCCGAGGGCGCGGTGCTGGAAACCGGCTGCGTCTACATCGTACCGCTGATGGAAAGCCTCGACCTGCCGGCGGACCTCGCCGCCTCGGCGAACCCCAAGAGCTCCACCGGCCGTCTCGACATCTTCACCCGCGTCATCACCGACCGCGCGCAGGAATTCGACAAGATCCCGGCCGGCTATTCCGGCCCGCTCTATCTGGAAATCTCGCCGCGCACCTTCCCCATCGTCGTGCGCCGCGGCTCGCGCCTGTCGCAGATCCGTTTCCGCAGCGGCAATGCCCTGCTCGGCGAAAGCGAGCTGCTGGCGCTGCATGCCTCGGACACGCTCGTCGCCAGCGAGACGCCGAACGTCTCCGGCGGCGGCATCGCGCTTTCCATCGACCTCAAGGGCACCGGCCCGGACGGGCTCATCGGCTATCGCGGCAAGCACCACACCTCCGTCGTCGACGTCGATCGCAAGAACCAGCACGACATCTACGATTTCTGGGAGCCGCTGTTCAGCCGTGGCCGCAACGAGCTGATCCTCGATCCGGACGAGTTCTACATCCTCGTCTCGCGCGAGGCCGTGCATGTCCCGCCGCTCTATGCCGCCGAGATGACGCCCTTCGACCCGCTCGTCGGCGAGTTCCGCGTCCACTATGCCGGCTTCTTCGATCCAGGCTTCGGCCACGCCCCCGCCGGCGGCTCCGGCAGCCGCGCGGTGCTGGAGGTGCGCAGCCATGAGGTGCCCTTCATCCTGGAACACGGCCAGATCGTCGGCCGCCTCGTCTACGAGCACATGCTGAACGCCCCCGAAGGGCTCTACGGCTCCGGCCTCGGCTCCAACTACCAGGCGCAGGGTCTCAAGCTCTCCAAGCATTTCCGCGCCGGCTGA